In the genome of Massilia sp. UMI-21, the window GGAAGCCGACGGCACCCTGGTCTACCGCGGCCGCGAGCTGATCGAGCGCGAGATCGAGCAGTTCTCGGTGATCGACCACGACGGCGTGATCTTCGGCTGCGCCGCGCTGTACCCCTTCCCCGAAGCGAAGATGGGCGAAATGGCCTGCCTGACGGTGAGCCCGGATTCCCAGACCCAGGGCGACGGCGAGCGCATCCTGAAGCACATCGAGAACCGCGCCAAGGCCGCCGGCCTGACCAAGCTGTTCGTGCTGACCACGCGCACCGCGCACTGGTTCAAGAAGCGCGGCTTCGTCCCGGCCACGGTGGACGACCTGCCCAAGGACCGCCAGCACATGTACAACTGGCAGCGCCGGTCACAGGTTTTCATCAAGACTTTATAATGTCGGTCTGACACGACCCGCTCGATTAACAGGATTACAGGAGTAGACCATGGCCCGCACCGTCCAATGCATCAAACTGAACAAGGAAGCCGAAGGACTGGACTTCCCGCCGGTACCAGGCGAAATGGGCAAGAAGCTGTACCTGTCGGTCTCGAAAGAGGCCTGGCAGGCATGGCTGAAGCACCAGACCATGCTGATCAACGAAAACCGCCTGAACCTGGCGGACGACCGCGCCCGCAAGTACCTGGCGACGCAGATGGAACGTCACTTCTTCGGTGACGGCGCCGCCGACCAGGCGCAGGGTTACGTGCCGCCACCGGCCTAAGGTGTTGTAGGGTGGGCGGGGGAAAATAGTCCAGTGGACTATTTTCCCGCCCACGCGTTCAAATGCCGCATGCATCGCGACGACGCATCGTTTAGTTGAACGCGCGGACAGCAGAGCTGTCCACCCTACGGATTACATCTTCACGCACTGGCGCAACTCGCAGCGCGCCATGAACATCTTGCCGCGCATCGCGCCGTCTTCACAACGCATCCGGTAGATCTCCACCGGCCCCGCCTCCGTCACCAGCCCGGCGCCCTGCCCGCCCGTGCAGCCCTGCTGCCTGGCCATCTTCTCGACCGTCGCCGACGAGACGCCGACCCGGAACGGCACGCGCTCGATCGGCGTGCCGTTCGCATCGAGCAGACCCGGCGCGGCCGGCTTGACCGCAGCCACCGGCGCCGGCGCCGGCGCCATCTTGCTCTTGAACAGCGTGCAGCCGCCCAGCAGGACGGCCACCATGACGACCAGCGACAGTGGCGCGCGCTTCATGCGTCCTCCGCTCAGAAAGTCAGGGTCTTGACGCCGTCGGGCGTCCCCAGCAGGCAGACGTCCGCGCCCGCCTTGGCGAACAGGCCGACGGCGATCACGCCGACGATCTGGTTGATTTTCTCTTCCATCGCGACCGGATCGACGATCGACAGGCCGACCACGTCGATGATCTCGCCGCCGTTGTCGGTGATGAAGGCGTCATCGCTACCCGCCCTGGTGCGCAGGCGCGGCTGGCCGCCCAGTTCCGCCAGCTTGCGCATCACGACGGCGCGCGCCATCGGGATCACTTCCACCGGCAGCGGGAACTTGCCCAGGTTCTCGACCAGCTTCGAACCATCCGCGATGCAGACGAATTTTTTGGCGACCGACGCCACGATCTTCTCGCGCGTCAGGGCCGCGCCGCCGCCCTTGATCATCGCGCCGCTGGCGGTGATCTCGTCGGCGCCGTCGACATAGACCGCCATCGCGCTCACCTCGTTGAGATCGAACACCGGGATGCCATGGCCGCGCAGGCGGCTTGCCGTCGCCTCGGACGAGGCCACGGTACCCTTGATGCGGTCCTTGATGCGGGCCAGTTCGTCGATGAAGAAATTGGCCGTCGAGCCGGTGCCGACGCCGATGATTTCGCCGTCCACCACGTAATCGATCGCGGCGCGCGCCACGGCTTGCTTGAGTTCGTCCTGGGTCATGATGCTGTCAGTGAGAGGTTAGGGGAAATGCGTGGAGAATATAAGGGAAGCCGCCATTTTAGCGGATCGCCCCCGTTCATTCCTCAAAAACGACGCTTCGTCGCACGCATTCATCGGCCGATGCACCATGCCTTGCAAAACTGATATCTCTACAGCACACTAGATGTTTCCGTAGGCCTATTTGAGAGCACAATGAAACTCTTTACCAAGAAGCGGGTGGCGATCGCCGCAGGGGTGATCGTGGTGGGCGGCGCGGCGGCCGCGTGGATGATGCCGAAAGGCGAACCGGAGATTCCGCCATCGAAGTACCGCACCGCGGCGGTCGACGTGGGCGCCATCAACCAGACCGTCACCGCCACCGGCACCATCAACCCGGTTGCGCTGGTGAACGTGGGCTCGCAGGTCTCCGGCACCGTGGTCGAACTGAACGCCGACTTCAATGACCGCGTGCGCAAGGGCCAGGTGCTGCTCAAGCTCGACCCGACCATCTTCAACGCCCAGATCCGCCAGGCCGAAGCCAGCCGCGCATCGAGCCTGGCCAACCTGAGGCTGGCCGAGGCCAACTACCGGCGCAACCAGCAGCTCGTGACGCAGAGCTTCGTCTCCAGCGTGGCGCTGGACGGGAGCCGGCGCGAGATGGACGTCGCCCGCGCCAACGTGCAGCTGGCCGACGCCCAGCTGGCGCGCGCCCAGGCAGACCTGAACAACAGCGTGATCCGCTCGCCGATCGACGGCGTGATCATCAAGCGCACCATCGATCTGGGCCAGACCGTGGCGGCCTCGTTCAACACGCCGAACCTGTTCCAGATCGCGCGCGACCTGACCAAGATGCAGATCGACACCAGCGTCTCGGAAGCCGACGTCGGCTCCCTGAAGGACGGCCTGCCGGCCCGCTTCGTGGTCGACGCCTATCCGGACCGCGAATTCCACGCCACCATGCGCCAGTTCCGCCTGGCCGCCAACGTGGTGCAGAACGTGGTCACCTACAACGTGGTGCTCGACGTCGACAACCGGGACGAGATGCTCAAGCCCGGCATGACGGCCCAGGTGCGCCTGGTGGTGGACAAGCGCGACAAGGTGCTGCGCATCCCGACCACCGCGCTGCGCTTCCAGCTGCCGGAAGAAGAACAGGAAAAACGGCGCAAGGAGGCCGCCAAGGCAGGCAAGGACGGCAAGCCCAGGCAGGTCGCCCCGCCCGCGGCGCCGGCCCCGTCCGTCGACGACGACGTGGCCTTCCGCACCGCCAGCGAAACCGCGCGCATGTTCAAGGTCTATCGGCTGGACAAGATGAACCAGCCGCAGCCCGTGGACATCCGCGCCGGCCTGTCGAACTTCCGCTACACCGAAGTGGTGTCGGGCGACCTGAAGGCGGGCGACCAGGTCGTCACGCGCACCCTGGCGAACCCCAAAGACGAGATGTGAGCGCCGTGACTTCTTCTCTGATCGATATCCGCGGCGTCACCAAGACCTATGTCAGCGGCAGCGTCGAGACCCGCGTGCTGCACGGGATCGACCTGCAGGTGGCGCGCGGCGACTTCGTCTCCATCATGGGCCAGTCCGGGTCGGGCAAGTCGACCCTGATGAACATCCTCGGCTGCCTCGACCAGGCCACCGGCGGCACTTACCTGCTCGACGGCGTCGACACGCTGTCGCTGTCGCGCGCCCAGCTGGCCGACATCCGCAACCGCGCCATCGGCTTCGTGTTCCAGAGCTTCAACCTGATCAAGCGCATGAGCGTGGCCGAGAACGTCGCGCTGCCGCTGATCTATGCGGGCTGGAGCCGCGGCAAGGCCCGCGCGCGCGCGCTGCAGGAACTCGAACGCGTCGGCCTGGGCGGCATGGCCGGGCGCACGCCGAACCAGCTCTCCGGCGGCCAGCAGCAGCGCGTGGCCATTGCCCGGGCGCTGGCCACCGATCCCCCCCTGCTGCTGGCGGACGAACCGACCGGCAACCTCGACACGCAGACCAGCGACGACATCATGTCCAGCTTCCAGCAACTGAACCGCGAGCGCGGCATCACCATCGTGCTCGTCACCCACGAGGCCGACGTGGCGGCCTACAGCCGCCGCCTGGTGCGCCTGAAGGACGGGCGCGTGCTGTACGACGGCCCGGCGGCCGAAGGCCTGCGCCAGCTGAACGCCAATCCGCACGCCAACCCGGCCGAGGTGAGCGCATGAACTTCATCCAGGTATTGATCGAATCCTTCCGCTCGATGGCGGCCAACCGCCTGCGCACCGCGCTGACCATGCTCGGCATCGTGATCGGCATCGCCTCGGTGGTGCTGCTGCTGGCGATCGGCGACAGCATGCAGCGCTTCATCGGCAAGGAACTGCAACAGCTGGGCACCAACATGCTCTACGTGTTCCCGGGGGGCGACCGCACCACCGCCCAGCGCGCCCGCGCCGGCGCGGTGCCCTCGCTGTCGACCATGGACGCGGCGGCCCTGAACGAATTGCCCAGCCTGACCGGCGCCGCGCCGGCCCTGCAGGGCAGCTTCAAGCTCAGCGCCGGCAACGAAAGCGCGAACAGCCAGGTCCTGGGGGTGACCCCGGCCATGTTCAAGATCCGCAACTGGAAGCTCGACCAGGGCAACCTGTTCAGCGAAGCCGACGTGCGCGCATCGAGCCGCATGGTGGTGATCGGCCAGAAGGTGGCGGACCAGTTCTTTTACAAGACCGACCCGCTCGGGCGCTACATCCGCATCGAGAACGTCGCCTTCCAGGTGATCGGCGTGCTGGCCGGCGAAGGCAAGCAGATCGACGGTTCGGATATCGCGGAACTGGTGCTGGTGCCGATCACGGCGGCCAGCGCCAACCTGATCAAGATGCCCTTCCCGCAGAACGTGCACTACATCGCGGCGCAGGGACGGCCCGACATGTCCTTGAAAGAAGCGGAAGAAGACATCAAGGAAACCCTGCGTGCGCGTCACCGCATCCGCCTCGACGATCCGGACGACTTCCGGCTGCAGAACATCGCCTCGTTCGCGGAAACAGCGAACAAGATCAGCGCCGGCGTGGCCCTGCTGCTCGGCCTGATCGGCGCGATCTCGCTGCTGGTGGGCGGCATCGGCATCATGAACATCATGCTGGTGTCGGTCACCGAGCGCACCCGCGAGATCGGCATCCGCATGGCGATCGGCGCGCGCCCGGGGGCGGTGCTGCTCCAGTTCCTGGCCGAATCGGTGGTGATCTGCGTGGCCGGCGGCCTGGTGGGCGTCCTGATCGCCATGGGTGGCGCGGCGGCGATCACGTCGACCGGCAAGTTCGATGTGTTCCTGACTTTCCAGGGAGTGCTGGTGGCCTGCGGGTTTGCGACGGCGGTGGGGGTGTTTTTTGGGTTCTATCCGGCGCGGCGGGCGTCGCGGCTGTTACCGGTGGACTGCCTGCGCTACGAGTGACGCGTTTCGCTTCCGGCGCGTGTGCGGCGCCGACATCCCCGTGATGTCGGCGATCCGCCTGTCGGTGCGCGAGTACGTGCTGTCGGACCCGGCCCGCGTGACCCTGCAGATGTACGAGGATTATCTCGACAGGGATGGGCGGGGCTGGGTGGCCGAGGTCGGCGGCGTGGTCGCCGCCTTCCGCTATGCCGACAGGGACCGGGCCTCGATCTGGGCGCTGTTCGTCAGCGTCGGTGTCCGAACCGCCATCCCCGCGCTAAGTCACGCGCTAATTCACGCGCTAATTCACGCGCTCATTCACGCGCGCAGGTCCGCACCACGCACCAGGGCCCGCCCCAGCTCCAGCAGCGCCTTCCCGACCTCCTCCTCCAGCTCCGGATACGACACCGGCTTCACCAGGTGCGCGTCGAAGCCGGCGGCGGCGGACTGGCGCCTGTCGCTGTCCTGGCCGTAACCCGACAGGGCGATCAGTACCGTGTCCGACAGCTCGGGGGCGCCGCGCACGGCGCAGGCCACGTCGTAGCCGCTCATCTTGCCGGGCAGGCCGATGTCGCAGACCACCACGTCGGGCCTGGCCTGGCGGATCAGCTCGAGGCCGGCGGCGCCGTCATACGCCGTGCTCACGGTATGGCCGCTGGCGCTGAACAGCAAGGAGAGCATTTCCAGGGCATCCTGGTTGTCGTCGATGGCGACGATGCGCAAGGCATCAAGCCGACCATGCACGCCGCCCGCGCCGCCGGGGCGGGCGGCCGCGGCGCGGATCGGCAGGCGCACCGTGAAGCGCGCGCCCAGCCCCGGTCCCGCGCTGTGCGCGCTCACCGTCCCGCCATGCAGCTCGGTCAAACCCTTGACCAGGGCCAGTCCCAGGCCGAGGCCGCCGCTGCTCCGGTCCAGGCCCTGGGCCGCCTGGATGAAAGGCAGGAACAGCGTCTCGACCAGTTCCGGCGCCATGCCCGCGCCGTCGTCCTCGACTTCCACCACGGCCTGGGGGCCGTCGGGCCCCGCCTGTTCGCCGACGTGCACGGTGATCCGGTTGCCCTGGTGGGTGAATTTCGCCGCATTGTGCAGCAGGTTGCCGACGATCTGCGCCAGCCGTGCGCCGTCGCCGTGGACCCAGAGCGGCGCATTCGCCACCGCGATGCGCAAGTCGACGCCGTTGGCCTGGACCGGGTCCCGGTAGTCCTCGGCGGTCTGCGTCACCACCCGCACGATGTCGCAGGGCGCGCAGCGCAGCTCGATCTTGCCGCGCGAAATGCGAGCGACGTCGAGCAGGTCGTCGACCAGGCGCGTGATGTGCGTGACCTGGCGCGCCATCGCCTCGGTGGCCCGCTTCAAGACCGGATTGCCCGGTTCGAACATCCGGAACAGGTCGACGGCGGCGCGGATCGGCGCCAGCGGGTTGCGCAGTTCGTGCGCCAGGATGGCGATGAAGTCGTCCTTGTTCCTGTCGGCCTGCCGCAGGGCCAGCTCGGCCTGCTTCTGGAGCGTGATGTCGACCTGTGCCACCACGGCGCCGCGGATGGCGCCGTGCTCGTCGTGGATGGGACGGGCGGACAGGGCGATGGTCTTGCGGGTGGCGGGCCGGTCGAACGGCGCGATCTCGACGATGTCGTTGTCGACGCTCTCCCCCTCGAGGGCGCGCGCCAGCGCCCAGTCGTGGGGCTGCAGGGGCTGGCCGTGGCGGGCCTGTCCGTCCGCCCACCAGCCCTGGTAGTGCGCGTACTGTTCCACGGTCTCGACCATGGGCAGGTTCAGGCCCCACAGTTCGCGGTTGGCCCGGTTGACCAGGATGATCCTGCCCCTGGTGTCGACCACCCCGATGCCGACCGGGGTCGCGTCGAGCACGGCGTCGAGCTGGCGCTGGCGCTGTTCGGCGGCTTCGGCAAGCTGGACCGCACGCCGCTCGTTGCTGAGCAGCTCCCTGGCCTGGCGCTTCTGCTCGGTGACGTCGCGGATTTCGATGATCGTGTACGCCGGCTCGCCGTTCCTGAAGATCGGGCTGGCGGCGCAGGCGACATCGAAAGTCGAGCCGTCCTTGCGGAAGAACAGGTCCTCGTGTGCGCGCACATCGAAGTTTTCCGGCAACGCGCGGTCGATCGGACAGTCTTCCATCGGATAGGGCCGGCCGTCCGGATGATGGTGATGGACCAGGTCATGCAGCGGCTGCGACGCGATCTCCTCGGCCGAATAGCCGGTCATGTCGAGCCAGGCCTTGTTGGCATAGATGCAGTAGCCGCGCCGGTCCATCATCGCGAAGCCCTGGGTCGAATTTTCGGCGATGGTTTTCGCCATCTCGCTGCTGTCCAGCAGGTCTTCTCCCGCTTCCGGCGATCGCGTCGGCTGCGTGAAGGCGGCGCCGGCATGCTGCTCGAGGGTGGCGGACCATTCGCGGACCTGGTCCAGGGTCACCGAGAATCGCGCGGCGAGTTCCTCGAGCGGCTGCTCTTGCCGAAGCGCCGCCAGGGCGACGGCCGCCTTGAAGGAAGCAGGATAGTAATGATGATCTGATCGCATGATGTCGTAGTCGGACCGCGGCGGCTAATCATGCAGTTTAACAAAGCTTTTGCCGGACCCCGCCACGCACGGGGAAGCGCGCCAGCCGTCGATGGCGGCGGGCCGCGCCGGCCTCACTGTCCGGCAGCGACGAGCGAGGCGCTTCCCCGAAGCCGCCGCTGCAGCACATCCTTGGCCACCGCAAGCGCCTGGTCCGGCGTCGCTGCGATATCCGGGGTGACGCCCACGCCTTCCCAATTGGTTCGGGTAATGGGGTTGATGACGCGGCGGCCGGCGATCGTCACATAGAAATGTTCGCCGATGCGATGAGGGCGCGCCGGGTTGGCGCCGCCCCAGGTCGGCTCGCCGACCACGGTGGCGCGCTTGAGTGCCTGCATGGTGTAGGCGAAGTCCTCGCCGGCGGACATCGTGCCCGGGCCGACCAGGATCATGACCGGCTTCTTGCCGCCGTAGCGCTTGCCGTCAAGCCTGTCCTGCGTCCAGTGCTGGATGGTGTTGCCGGTCTGGCGATCCCAGATGTCGTTGAGATGCGTGCGCTGGTCGACGAAATAGCTGATCAGGAGTGCCACCGATGCCGTTCCACCGCCGCCGTTGTCGCGCAGGTCGACGATCAGGCCGTCCGTATCGGCGAGTTGATTCATCGCCGCGGCGAACTTGTCGGCCACGAGGAATGGAGGAGGGAAACCGGCAATCTTCAGGTAGCCGATCCCGGGGCTCAGGTGTTCCACCTCTTCCACCCTTCGGTCGGCCATGTGGCGCATGATCATGCGCATGACGACGTTGTTGCGCTGCTCCCACGCCGCCTGCGTCTCCGGCGGCGGCAGGCCATCGTCGTCGGGCAGGACCAGGCCGGGTGCGAACCCCACTTCCATGTGTTTGTCCCGGGACACGCTCTGGAGGTCTTGCGTGAGCTGTTCCGCCAGTTGGTGGCCGTCGGTCATTGCATCGTACTTGCCCGCCTGCTGGCGCTGGCGCAGGAGCGTTTCGATCTGCCTGGCTTTATCGGGGAAGATGTAATGGCTGTTCATTTTCGCCACCAGCGTCTCGATGGCCTGCGAGCGCATCGCGCGATCGACCACCACTGTCGGCTTGGGTCGGAATTGTTGCCAGAGCACTTTCAAGATGGGCATGGTAAATACGACGAGCATCGTCAGCGCCAACACCGACGATATGACAATCCATTTCTTTTTCATTTTTGTCCTCTGCCTGTGACACGCAACTTGTATGTTTGACGGATGGAACAGAAGCGATGACTTCACCAATGAAGCAATGAAGTGGATTGAGAATAGCACAACAATTACCAATACCCAGCAAGATTTATTGCTTGCCGAATGAATGCAATCGAGGAGACTTTGTCACTGCTACCGTGCACGCGTGTAAGACCTGGCAGGCGCTTCCGCGCGAGCCGGCAAGCCGTCTGCAGGCGACAAGGTGGGAGGGAGGATTCAGGCCTGTCGGGCCTGGTGCAGTCTCAACAGGCAGCGGCCAACATCGCAGGGCAGATTGGCCGTGCTGGACGGATCGGCAAGGAAGCCCGCCAATACCGTTTCGTACAGCACCAGACTGCCCGCATAGCGCCGCTGGCGCATGGCTGCCGGGGAACGCAAGTGCTTGAGCGTGAAGTAATCGGCCAGCAGATCGCCCTGCGCTTCCATGTTGAAGTCGGCAAGTGTCTTGCCCGGCGCCAGATCGTAGTCGTAAGACAGTCCCAGGCGCACCGCGCCGCGCAGGCGCACCGCATATCCAAGCTGGTGTTGCCATACATGCGCCAGTTCGTGCATGAACCAATGCACCGCCGGCGGATCGCCACGCGTGTAATCGGGAAGAAAGCAGGAACGGTGGAAGTACATGCTGCCGTTCGGCGTCATGCAGCAGTTCTTCGGCTGGAAAGGCATGTAGCGCCGGCCGTGGACACGGACGCGGCTGTAGTCGATGGCGTCGCGAAACAGGCGCGACGCCATCGCGATCTCGCTCCCGGTCAGGGGACGAGAACGGGATCGCATCCTGGTACGCTCAGCCGACGCGCAGCGCGGCGGCCGCCTTCGCCAGTTCGGTGATCCCGGCCCAGTCGCCGGCAGCGATCAGGTCTTTCGGGGTCAGCCAGGAGCCGCCGACGCAGGCGACGTTCTTGCAGGCGAGGAACTTCGGCGCGGTCTCGATCGAGATGCCGCCGGTCGGGCAGAAGGTCATGTCCGGCAGCGGTCCGCCGATGGCATTGAGCATGCCGACACCGCCCGCCGGCACCGCCGGGAACAGTTTCAGCTGCCTGAAGCCCTGCTCGCGCGCGGCCATCACTTCGGACGGGGTCATCACGCCCGGCAGCAGCGGCAGGCCGCTCTTCCTGGCCGCCTCGATCAGCGCCGGGGTCAGGCCCGGCGAGACGCCGAACACGGCGCCCGCGTCGCGCGCGGCGGCGAATTCTTCCGGCTGGGTCAGGGTGCCGACGCCGACGATCGCGCCGTCGACCTGGCTCATGGCGCGAATCGCGCCCAGGCCGTGCTGCGTGCGCAGCGTCACTTCAAGTACGCGGATGCCGCCGGCCACCAGGGCCTTTGCCAAGGGAACGGCGTGCTCGGGATCGTCGATGGCGATGACGGGGATGACGCTCGCCGAGCGCATGATTTCAAGTAAGGTCATTTCTGGGTCCTAAAGAGAAAGTCTTCGTCGGAACCGGGCTGGACTTCATCGGTCTGGATGCCGTCGTGCAGCGGTACGGTGGTGTCAACCGGCGAGGGCAAGGGGAAGGTCGCCGCCCCCTCCTCCGCCGGGCTGGAATGGGAACGGAACATCGCGAACAGCTCGCGCCCCATCCCGATGTGGCTCTTCGACAGGTCGGCGCTCGCCATGCTGCGCGAAGCCCATACCTCGTCCGCCACCAGCGCCTCGAGCGAACCGGTGGTGGCGTCGACACGGATGATGTCGCCGTCGCGCACCAGGCCGAGCGGTCCGCCGGCCAGGATCTCGGGCGATACGTGGATCGCCGCCGGCACCTTGCCGGACGCGCCCGACATGCGGCCGTCGGTGACCATCGCCACCTTGAAGCCGGCGTCCTGCAGGTTCGACAGCGCCGGGGTCAGCGCGTGCAGTTCCGGCATGCCGTTGGCGCGCGGGCCCTGGAAGCGGATCACGGCCACGAAGTCGCGCTCGAGCTCGCCATTTTTATAGCGCTGCATGAAGTCTTCCTGCGAGTCGAAGGTGAGCGCCGGCGCTTCGATTACGTGGTATTCGGATTTCACCGCCGATATCTTCATCACGGCGCGGCCCAGGTTGCCCTGCACCAGCACCATGCCGCCATTGTTGGCGAACGGGTTGCCGGCCGGGCGCAGCACGGCTTCGTCGCCGCTCCTTGCCGGAACGTCGCGGAACACCACCTTGCCGTCCTCGCCCAGGAAGGGCTCCTTGCAGTGGGCGCGCAGGCCGTGGCCGAGGATGGTGTTGACGTCCTCGTGGGCCAGGCCGGCATCGAGCAGTTCGCGGATCACGAAGCCCGGGCCGCCGGCGGCCTGGAAGTGGTTCACGTCGGCTTCGCCGTTCGGGTAAATGCGGGTCAGCGAAGGCACCACTTTCGACAGCTCGTCGAAGTCGTTCCAGTCGACCACGATGCCCGCGGCGCGCGCGATGGCGATCAGGTGCAGGGTGTGGTTGGTGGAGCCGCCGGTCGCGTGCAGTGCGACGATGGCGTTGACGATGCTCTTCTCGTCGACGATGCGGCCGATCGGCATGTATTGGCCACCCTGCTGGGAGATCGCCACCGCCTGCTGGCTTGCCGCGCGGGTCAGCGCATCGCGCAGCGGCGTGCCCGGGGTGATGAAGGCGGCGCCCGGCATGTGCAGGCCCATCATTTCCATCAGCATCTGGTTGCTGTTGGCGGTGCCGTAGAAGGTGCAGGTGCCGGCGCCGTGGTACGAGGCCGACTCGCCCGCCAGCAGTTCCTCGCGGGTGGCTTCGCCCTTGGCGTAGCGCTGGCGAATGGCCGCCTTTTCCTTGTTCGAGATACCGGAGGTCATCGGGCCGCCCGGCACGAAAATGCCCGGGATGTGGCCGAAGTGCAGCGCGCCGATCAAGAGGCCCGGCACGATCTTGTCGCAGATGCCCAGGTACAGGGCCGCATCGAACATGTTGTGCGACATCGCGACGGCGGTGGCCATGGCGATGGTGTCGCGCGAGAACAGCGACAGTTCCATGCCCGGCTGGCCCTGGGTCACGCCGTCGCACATGGCCGGCACGCCGCCCGCGAACTGGGCCACGGCGTCGACTTCGCGCACGGCGTCCTTGATCAGCTGCGGATAGGTTTCGAAGGGCTGGTGCGCCGACAGCATGTCGTTATACGACGAGACGATGGCGACCGACGACTTCTTGTATTCCTTCAGCTTGAGCTTGTCGTTGGCCGGAAAGGCGGCGAAGCCGTGCGCCAGGTTGGTGCACGACAGCGCGCCGCGCTGCACGCCCTGCATGCGGGCCGCCTCCATGTGCGCAAGGTAGGCCGCGCGCGAGGGACGGCTGCGTTGGATGATCCGCTTGGTTACCTGTTCGACTACGGGGTGCAGCGCCATGATCGTTCCTTCGTAAATTTAGTATCTGAAATTTTACTACAGATTTTGATGGGATGCAGGCAAGCTGGCATCAAGCGCTCGGGCAGTGCGCCGCCCAGCCCGGCATATCGACCGTCTTTTGTAGGGTGGGCGGGTCTCCCCCCCACGCGTTCGACGCCACGATGCGCACCACGCGACGCCTCGATATGTCCACGTTGGCTGAACGCGTGGGCGGGGAACCCGCCCACCCTACAGAAAATCTGGCAAGTTTTTATGTAGTGAATTTACGCACGCTTCCTGTATTATTCGCTAATCTGTCATTGCCAACATTGTCTCATCGATACCGACCCCATGCGCACGCCTTCCTTGACCAGCACCGCCAGCTTCCAGGCCCTCGAAAACCACGCCCTCGATGCCGAAGACTGGGAGATGCGCAGCCTCTTCGCCGCCGATCCCCAGCGCTTCGCGCGCATGTCGATCGAGGCCGCGGGGCTGTTCCTAGACTATTCAAAAAATCGCCTCGACGGGCGCACGCTTGAACTGCTGGCGGCGCTGGCGCGCGAGCGTGGCGTGGAGGCGCGCCGCGACGCCATGTTCGCGGGCGAACGCATCAACAATACCGAGAACCGCGCCGTGCTGCACACCGCCCTGCGCGCCCCGCGCGGCAGCACCCTCGTGGTCGACGGCCAGGACGTGAATGCCGACGTGCACGCGGTGCTCGACCGCGTCCGCAGCTTCACCGACGCCGTGCGCAGCGGCGAATGGCTGGGCCATACCGGCAAGCCGATCACCGACATCGTCAACATCGGCATCGGCGGCTCGGACCTGGGTCCGAAGATGGCCGTGCTGGCCCTGCGCCACTACACCCACCCGCGCCTTCGCATGCATTTCGTGTCGAACGTCGACGGCCACGACATTGATGCGGCGCTCATGCAGGTCGATCCGGAAACCACGCTGTTCATCGTCGCCTCCAAGACCTTCACCACCGCCGAGACCATGATGAACGCGCAGACCGCGCGCAGCTGGTTCCTCGATCGTGCTCCCGAGGAAGCCCTGGCGAAACACTTCGTCGCCGTCTCGACCAATGTCGAGGCCATCAAGACCTTCGGCATCGACCCGGACAACATGTTCCCGTTCTGGGACTGGGTCGGCGGGCGTTACTCGGTGTGGTCGGCGATCGGCCTGTCGGTCGCGCTGGCGGTGGGCTTCGGCTATTTTTCCGACTTCCTGGCCGGCGCCCACGAGATGGACCAGCATTTCCTGAGCGCGCCGGTCGAGCAGAACATGCCGATGCTGCTGGCCCTGGTCGGCTTCTGGAACCGCGAATTCCTCGATGCGCATTCGGTGACCATCGCCCCCTACCACCAGGACCTGAGCCGCTTCCCGGCCTACCTGCAGCAGCTCGACATGGAGAGCAACGGCAAATCGGTCACGCGCGAGGGCGAGCCGGTCGACACCCCGACCTGCCCGGCGATCTGGGGCGAGCCCGGCACCAACGGCCAGCATGCCTATTTCCAGCTGCTGCACCAGGGCACCGACCTGACCCCGATCGACTTCATCGCCGCGCTGCGCCCGGCGCACGAGATGGAGCAGCACCATACGGCCCTGCTGGCGAACTGCTTCGCCCAGTCGGAAG includes:
- a CDS encoding S41 family peptidase; this encodes MKKKWIVISSVLALTMLVVFTMPILKVLWQQFRPKPTVVVDRAMRSQAIETLVAKMNSHYIFPDKARQIETLLRQRQQAGKYDAMTDGHQLAEQLTQDLQSVSRDKHMEVGFAPGLVLPDDDGLPPPETQAAWEQRNNVVMRMIMRHMADRRVEEVEHLSPGIGYLKIAGFPPPFLVADKFAAAMNQLADTDGLIVDLRDNGGGGTASVALLISYFVDQRTHLNDIWDRQTGNTIQHWTQDRLDGKRYGGKKPVMILVGPGTMSAGEDFAYTMQALKRATVVGEPTWGGANPARPHRIGEHFYVTIAGRRVINPITRTNWEGVGVTPDIAATPDQALAVAKDVLQRRLRGSASLVAAGQ
- a CDS encoding Rhs element Vgr protein codes for the protein MASRLFRDAIDYSRVRVHGRRYMPFQPKNCCMTPNGSMYFHRSCFLPDYTRGDPPAVHWFMHELAHVWQHQLGYAVRLRGAVRLGLSYDYDLAPGKTLADFNMEAQGDLLADYFTLKHLRSPAAMRQRRYAGSLVLYETVLAGFLADPSSTANLPCDVGRCLLRLHQARQA
- a CDS encoding PAS domain S-box protein, producing the protein MRSDHHYYPASFKAAVALAALRQEQPLEELAARFSVTLDQVREWSATLEQHAGAAFTQPTRSPEAGEDLLDSSEMAKTIAENSTQGFAMMDRRGYCIYANKAWLDMTGYSAEEIASQPLHDLVHHHHPDGRPYPMEDCPIDRALPENFDVRAHEDLFFRKDGSTFDVACAASPIFRNGEPAYTIIEIRDVTEQKRQARELLSNERRAVQLAEAAEQRQRQLDAVLDATPVGIGVVDTRGRIILVNRANRELWGLNLPMVETVEQYAHYQGWWADGQARHGQPLQPHDWALARALEGESVDNDIVEIAPFDRPATRKTIALSARPIHDEHGAIRGAVVAQVDITLQKQAELALRQADRNKDDFIAILAHELRNPLAPIRAAVDLFRMFEPGNPVLKRATEAMARQVTHITRLVDDLLDVARISRGKIELRCAPCDIVRVVTQTAEDYRDPVQANGVDLRIAVANAPLWVHGDGARLAQIVGNLLHNAAKFTHQGNRITVHVGEQAGPDGPQAVVEVEDDGAGMAPELVETLFLPFIQAAQGLDRSSGGLGLGLALVKGLTELHGGTVSAHSAGPGLGARFTVRLPIRAAAARPGGAGGVHGRLDALRIVAIDDNQDALEMLSLLFSASGHTVSTAYDGAAGLELIRQARPDVVVCDIGLPGKMSGYDVACAVRGAPELSDTVLIALSGYGQDSDRRQSAAAGFDAHLVKPVSYPELEEEVGKALLELGRALVRGADLRA
- the eda gene encoding bifunctional 4-hydroxy-2-oxoglutarate aldolase/2-dehydro-3-deoxy-phosphogluconate aldolase, whose translation is MTLLEIMRSASVIPVIAIDDPEHAVPLAKALVAGGIRVLEVTLRTQHGLGAIRAMSQVDGAIVGVGTLTQPEEFAAARDAGAVFGVSPGLTPALIEAARKSGLPLLPGVMTPSEVMAAREQGFRQLKLFPAVPAGGVGMLNAIGGPLPDMTFCPTGGISIETAPKFLACKNVACVGGSWLTPKDLIAAGDWAGITELAKAAAALRVG